From the genome of Paracoccus seriniphilus, one region includes:
- a CDS encoding YoaK family protein yields the protein MKRKLIYRPAQRARALVGLRRSPQSDLSLATLLAFVAGALNAGGFFALGQYTSHMTGYLSQLADNLVILNFRIAFVAALAISSFVAGAGFSTILINWTRRYRARQQYALPLALQGIFLVCFAGGGIFASEAGRLFSLACLCFIMGMQNATITKISRARIRTTHATGMITDIGIELGRGIYGAIMHDATIFRDTRNLMILVRLVLSFLLGGIIGALGFGHMRFLFALPLASLLLVVSLPALFRQTWWR from the coding sequence ATGAAGCGAAAACTGATATACCGACCGGCGCAACGGGCGCGCGCTCTGGTCGGCCTGCGCAGATCGCCCCAAAGCGACCTTAGCCTTGCAACTCTTCTGGCCTTTGTGGCCGGGGCGTTGAATGCGGGCGGCTTCTTTGCACTGGGGCAATATACCTCGCATATGACCGGCTATCTGTCGCAACTGGCGGACAATCTGGTGATCCTGAATTTTCGTATTGCCTTTGTTGCGGCGCTGGCGATTTCGTCTTTTGTGGCGGGGGCAGGCTTTTCGACGATCCTGATCAACTGGACGCGCCGATATCGTGCCCGTCAGCAATATGCGCTGCCGCTGGCGCTGCAGGGCATCTTTCTGGTCTGTTTCGCAGGCGGCGGCATCTTTGCCTCGGAGGCAGGGCGGCTGTTCTCATTGGCCTGCCTGTGTTTCATCATGGGCATGCAGAACGCGACGATCACCAAGATTTCGCGCGCTCGCATCCGCACGACCCATGCGACCGGCATGATTACCGATATCGGAATCGAGTTGGGGCGCGGCATCTATGGGGCCATCATGCATGATGCGACGATCTTTCGCGATACCCGTAACCTGATGATTCTTGTCCGGCTGGTGCTCAGCTTTCTGCTGGGGGGAATCATTGGCGCGCTGGGTTTCGGGCATATGCGCTTTCTCTTCGCGCTACCGCTGGCCAGCCTGCTGCTGGTGGTGTCATTGCCCGCGCTGTTCCGGCAGACCTGGTGGCGCTGA
- a CDS encoding crotonase/enoyl-CoA hydratase family protein, with product MFETIRIETDSRGVARLWLARSQKHNALSQQMMEELIQAAADLGTDPAVRVVVLCAEGSTFCAGGDLAWMKAQMQVDAQTRRAAARCLATMLQALNLMPKPLIARVHGNAFGGGVGMMSVCDIAIAAQGTRFGLTEVKLGLIPATIGPYVLARMGEDKARRVFFSGRLFDADEAERLNLAARVVPAEELDQAVDEEIAPFLLGAPRAIAAAKAQCRSLGPRIDEAVIEDSIDRLVATWEDGEASEGIAAFFDKRRPGWQI from the coding sequence ATGTTTGAAACGATCCGGATCGAGACCGACAGCCGCGGAGTGGCGCGGCTGTGGCTGGCGCGATCGCAAAAGCACAACGCGCTGTCACAGCAGATGATGGAGGAGCTGATCCAGGCCGCTGCCGATCTGGGCACCGATCCTGCCGTGCGGGTTGTTGTCCTATGTGCCGAGGGCAGCACTTTCTGCGCTGGCGGCGATCTGGCCTGGATGAAGGCGCAAATGCAGGTCGATGCCCAGACCCGTCGCGCCGCGGCGCGATGTCTGGCGACCATGCTGCAGGCGCTGAACCTGATGCCCAAGCCGTTGATTGCGCGGGTGCATGGCAATGCCTTTGGTGGCGGTGTGGGCATGATGTCGGTCTGCGACATCGCCATTGCCGCCCAGGGGACGCGATTCGGCCTGACCGAGGTCAAGCTGGGGCTGATTCCCGCGACCATCGGCCCCTATGTTCTGGCGCGAATGGGCGAGGACAAGGCTCGTCGGGTGTTCTTCTCGGGGCGACTGTTTGACGCAGATGAGGCCGAAAGACTGAACCTCGCTGCCCGTGTCGTGCCTGCGGAAGAACTGGATCAGGCCGTTGACGAAGAGATTGCGCCGTTCCTGCTGGGCGCCCCGCGTGCCATTGCTGCTGCCAAGGCACAATGCCGTTCGCTGGGTCCGCGCATTGACGAAGCGGTGATCGAGGACAGCATCGACCGTCTTGTTGCAACATGGGAGGATGGCGAAGCATCTGAAGGAATCGCCGCCTTTTTCGACAAGCGAAGGCCCGGCTGGCAAATCTGA
- a CDS encoding hydroxymethylglutaryl-CoA lyase, producing the protein MPEPVEIFEMGPRDGLQNEKRLIPAAEKIALVDLLSQAGFRRIEVTSFVSPKWVPQMGDAAEVMAGISRVPGVSYAVLTPNMKGYEAARAARASEVAIFASASEGFSKANLNATIAESLERFAPVVAAAARDGIPVRGYVSVVTDCPYDGPTPPANVARVAAALRDLGCYEISLGDTIGQGTPESVDKMLAAVLDELPPAQLAGHFHDTAGRALDNIDASLARGLRVFDAAVGGLGGCPYAPGAKGNVATEKVAAHLAAAGLQTGLDMTVINRAAQMAQSMREGADV; encoded by the coding sequence ATGCCTGAACCCGTCGAGATATTTGAAATGGGGCCGCGTGACGGCCTGCAGAATGAAAAGCGGCTGATTCCCGCGGCAGAGAAGATCGCATTGGTCGATCTGTTGTCACAAGCCGGGTTTCGGCGCATCGAAGTGACCAGTTTTGTCAGCCCGAAATGGGTGCCTCAGATGGGTGATGCTGCCGAGGTCATGGCCGGTATCTCGCGTGTGCCGGGGGTCAGCTATGCGGTGCTGACGCCGAATATGAAGGGCTATGAGGCCGCCCGTGCGGCCCGTGCCAGCGAGGTGGCGATCTTTGCCAGTGCCTCGGAAGGCTTCAGCAAGGCCAATCTGAATGCGACGATTGCCGAAAGCCTTGAGCGTTTCGCGCCGGTCGTCGCCGCAGCCGCGCGCGACGGTATTCCGGTGCGGGGCTATGTCAGCGTGGTCACGGATTGCCCCTATGACGGCCCGACGCCGCCGGCGAATGTGGCACGTGTCGCTGCTGCGCTGCGCGATCTGGGCTGCTATGAAATCAGCCTTGGCGACACGATCGGGCAGGGCACGCCTGAAAGCGTCGACAAGATGCTGGCTGCCGTTCTTGATGAATTGCCGCCCGCGCAACTGGCGGGGCATTTTCACGATACGGCTGGTCGGGCACTGGACAATATCGACGCCTCTCTGGCGAGGGGCCTGCGGGTGTTCGATGCGGCGGTCGGCGGGCTGGGCGGATGCCCCTATGCCCCTGGTGCCAAGGGAAATGTCGCGACCGAGAAGGTTGCGGCGCATCTGGCCGCTGCGGGTCTGCAGACCGGGCTGGACATGACTGTGATCAATCGGGCGGCGCAGATGGCGCAGTCGATGCGGGAGGGTGCTGATGTTTGA
- a CDS encoding glutathione S-transferase family protein, with protein sequence MIRLHHVPGSRSMRVLWLLEELGLTAELQNWSLVDGSLRSPDFRALSPAGRIPALEVDGRSIFESGAIVQYLTERENRLAPLPGDPERIDFLEWINFAETQANIIQALNIHHIFLRPETARSVALMKLDTKRLAVTARALNAHLEGKKSLLSSGFSAADCMMGFNIEALFRFLSEGDYPAVVAYRDAMMARPAYQRALARGGEDEIYTRDFYELPDA encoded by the coding sequence ATGATCCGACTGCATCATGTACCCGGCTCACGTTCGATGCGAGTGTTGTGGCTGCTGGAGGAACTGGGTCTGACCGCCGAGTTGCAGAACTGGTCCCTGGTCGATGGTTCGCTGCGCAGCCCCGATTTTCGGGCGTTGTCTCCGGCGGGACGCATCCCGGCGCTGGAGGTGGACGGCAGGTCGATCTTTGAATCCGGGGCCATCGTGCAATATCTGACCGAGCGCGAGAACCGGCTGGCCCCGTTGCCGGGCGACCCCGAACGGATCGATTTTCTGGAATGGATCAATTTCGCCGAAACGCAAGCCAATATCATTCAGGCGCTGAACATCCATCATATTTTCCTGCGCCCGGAAACCGCGCGTTCGGTGGCGCTGATGAAGCTGGACACCAAGCGATTGGCGGTAACGGCGCGGGCGCTGAACGCGCATCTGGAAGGGAAGAAGAGCCTTCTTTCCTCGGGATTTTCTGCCGCCGACTGCATGATGGGCTTCAATATCGAGGCGCTGTTCCGCTTTCTGTCAGAGGGGGACTATCCCGCCGTCGTGGCCTATCGGGATGCGATGATGGCGCGTCCGGCCTATCAGCGCGCCCTGGCGCGGGGCGGCGAAGATGAAATCTATACCCGGGATTTCTACGAGTTGCCCGATGCCTGA
- a CDS encoding acetyl-CoA carboxylase biotin carboxylase subunit → MFSKILIANRGEIACRIIDSCHRMGVATVAVFSDADRAARHVAMADEAVHIGGPAPADSYLQAERIIAAAKSTGAEAIHPGYGFLSENPDFVDAVEAAGLVFIGPSARAIRAMGLKDAAKALMEEAGVPVVPGYHGSNQDPDYLAGQAESIGYPVLIKAVAGGGGKGMRRVDDPGDFGEALISAQSEARNAFGNPDVLIEKYVLQPRHIEVQVFGDGHRAVHLFERDCSLQRRHQKVIEEAPAPGMTAEMRKTMGAAAVRAAEAIGYKGAGTIEFIVDGANGLRPDGFWFMEMNTRLQVEHPVTEAITGVDLVEWQLRVASGEALPARQEDLQIRGHAFEARLYAEDVPAGFLPATGRLAHLSFPQGARIETGVREGDTISPWYDPMIAKVVTYGPTRAVALRALETALVDTEVAGSVTNLDFLIALARHPGFRAGEVDTGLIGRDLDALVAAAEPDPRTRVLAVIGLAGLADPSVKGGMTLWQPLRRTVAWEGGEAVVEVLGPGAARVTLDGHAHEVRWQGDRWWVDDALRRNRIVSHEAGVSVFGGRTVHLKPLDPLARDSAGAGGDALTLSPMPGLVKSVHVAAGQEVKAGDRLAVLEAMKMEHSLTAARDGVVAEVLAQAGDQVEAGAALIRLEEEEE, encoded by the coding sequence ATGTTTTCAAAGATCCTGATCGCCAATCGCGGTGAAATTGCCTGCCGGATCATCGACAGTTGCCACCGGATGGGTGTCGCAACGGTCGCCGTGTTTTCCGATGCCGACCGTGCGGCCCGACATGTCGCCATGGCAGATGAAGCGGTCCATATCGGCGGGCCGGCCCCGGCAGACAGCTATCTTCAGGCCGAGCGGATCATCGCCGCGGCGAAATCCACGGGGGCCGAGGCAATCCATCCGGGTTACGGCTTTCTCAGCGAAAATCCGGATTTCGTCGATGCGGTCGAGGCTGCTGGCCTGGTCTTTATCGGCCCCTCGGCCAGGGCGATCCGCGCGATGGGGCTGAAGGACGCCGCCAAGGCGCTGATGGAAGAAGCAGGCGTGCCGGTCGTGCCGGGTTATCATGGCAGCAACCAGGACCCGGACTATCTGGCCGGGCAGGCCGAGAGCATCGGCTATCCGGTGCTGATCAAGGCCGTTGCCGGTGGCGGCGGCAAGGGGATGCGCCGTGTCGATGACCCAGGGGACTTTGGCGAAGCCCTGATCTCGGCCCAATCCGAGGCCCGCAATGCCTTTGGCAATCCCGATGTGCTGATCGAGAAATATGTCCTGCAGCCCCGCCATATCGAGGTGCAGGTCTTTGGTGACGGGCATCGCGCGGTGCATCTGTTCGAACGCGACTGTTCGCTGCAGCGCCGTCACCAGAAGGTCATCGAAGAGGCCCCCGCGCCCGGCATGACCGCGGAGATGCGCAAGACGATGGGGGCCGCCGCCGTTCGGGCCGCCGAGGCCATCGGCTACAAGGGCGCCGGCACCATCGAATTCATCGTGGATGGGGCAAATGGCCTGCGTCCCGACGGGTTCTGGTTCATGGAGATGAACACCCGGCTGCAGGTCGAACATCCGGTGACCGAGGCCATCACCGGCGTTGATCTGGTCGAGTGGCAATTGCGGGTCGCAAGCGGCGAGGCCTTGCCCGCCCGTCAGGAAGACCTGCAGATTCGCGGTCATGCCTTCGAGGCGCGGCTTTATGCCGAGGATGTGCCGGCAGGCTTTCTGCCCGCGACCGGGCGTTTGGCCCATCTCAGCTTTCCGCAAGGGGCGCGGATTGAAACCGGTGTGCGCGAAGGCGATACGATTTCGCCCTGGTATGACCCGATGATCGCCAAGGTGGTCACCTATGGCCCGACCCGCGCCGTGGCGCTGCGGGCGCTGGAGACCGCGCTGGTCGATACCGAGGTGGCCGGATCGGTCACCAATCTTGACTTCCTGATTGCCTTGGCGCGCCATCCGGGCTTTCGCGCGGGCGAGGTGGATACCGGACTGATCGGGCGCGATCTGGACGCACTGGTGGCCGCCGCCGAACCTGATCCGCGCACGCGGGTGCTGGCGGTGATCGGTCTGGCCGGCCTGGCCGATCCTTCGGTCAAGGGCGGCATGACCCTGTGGCAGCCGCTGCGCCGGACCGTGGCATGGGAGGGCGGCGAGGCCGTGGTCGAGGTTCTGGGACCGGGTGCCGCACGGGTGACCCTGGACGGGCATGCGCATGAGGTTCGCTGGCAGGGTGACCGCTGGTGGGTTGATGACGCGCTGCGGCGCAACCGGATCGTCAGCCACGAGGCAGGGGTCAGCGTCTTTGGCGGGCGCACGGTGCATCTCAAGCCGCTTGATCCTCTGGCGCGCGATTCGGCCGGGGCGGGCGGTGACGCGCTGACGCTCTCGCCAATGCCGGGGCTGGTCAAATCCGTCCATGTCGCAGCCGGGCAAGAGGTCAAGGCCGGTGATCGTCTGGCGGTTCTGGAAGCCATGAAGATGGAACACAGCCTGACCGCCGCGCGCGACGGGGTCGTGGCCGAGGTGCTGGCGCAGGCCGGTGATCAGGTCGAGGCGGGTGCCGCGCTGATCCGACTTGAGGAGGAAGAGGAATGA
- a CDS encoding carboxyl transferase domain-containing protein yields MKLSSAVITSSDTFRANRQAHLDLLETARQAAELAAAGGGARSMERHIGRGKMAPRERVANLLDPGSPFLEIGATAAHGMYDGAAPGAGVIAGVGRVHGQDVMVVANDATVKGGTYYPMTVKKHLRAQEIAEECHLPCVYLVDSGGANLPNQDEVFPDRDHFGRIFYNQARMSAKGIPQIAVVMGSCTAGGAYVPAMSDVTIIVRDQGTIFLAGPPLVKAATGEVVTAEDLGGGDVHTRLSGVADYLAEDDAHALAQARRAIGNLNRRLPDSVLWQSPEAPAYDPDEILGVVPADLRTPYDIREVIARVVDGSRFDEFKARFGETLVTGFAHVEGCPVGIVANNGVLFSEAAQKGAHFIELCSQRGIPLVFLQNITGFMVGRKYENEGIARHGAKMVTAVATTNVPKITMIVGGSFGAGNYGMAGRAYSPRFLWTWPNSRISVMGGEQAAGVLATVRRDGIERQGGEWSAEEEAEFKRPTIEMFERQSHPLYASARLWDDGIIDPRKTRDVLSLSLRASLNAPIEPTRFGIFRM; encoded by the coding sequence ATGAAACTGAGCTCTGCTGTCATCACGTCCTCGGACACCTTTCGTGCCAATCGCCAGGCGCATCTGGATCTGCTTGAGACGGCGCGTCAGGCCGCCGAACTGGCTGCCGCCGGGGGCGGTGCGCGCTCGATGGAGCGTCATATCGGGCGCGGCAAGATGGCGCCGCGCGAACGGGTCGCCAATCTGCTGGATCCCGGCTCTCCCTTTCTGGAAATCGGCGCGACGGCCGCGCATGGCATGTATGACGGTGCCGCGCCGGGGGCGGGTGTCATTGCCGGTGTCGGGCGCGTTCACGGGCAGGATGTCATGGTCGTGGCCAATGACGCGACGGTGAAGGGTGGCACCTATTACCCGATGACGGTGAAAAAGCACCTGCGCGCCCAGGAAATCGCCGAGGAATGCCATCTGCCCTGCGTATATCTGGTCGACAGCGGCGGGGCCAATCTGCCCAATCAGGACGAAGTCTTCCCCGATCGCGACCATTTCGGGCGGATCTTCTACAATCAGGCGCGCATGAGCGCGAAAGGCATTCCCCAGATCGCGGTCGTCATGGGATCCTGCACGGCAGGGGGCGCCTATGTCCCCGCCATGTCCGATGTCACCATCATCGTGCGCGATCAGGGCACGATCTTCCTGGCCGGACCGCCGCTGGTCAAGGCCGCCACGGGCGAGGTGGTCACGGCCGAGGATCTGGGTGGCGGTGATGTGCACACCCGCCTGTCTGGCGTGGCCGATTATCTGGCCGAGGATGATGCCCATGCGCTGGCACAGGCGCGCCGCGCCATTGGCAATCTGAACCGGCGCCTGCCCGACAGCGTGCTGTGGCAATCCCCCGAGGCCCCGGCCTATGATCCTGACGAGATCCTTGGCGTCGTGCCCGCCGATCTGCGCACCCCCTATGACATTCGCGAGGTGATCGCCCGTGTCGTCGATGGCTCGCGCTTTGACGAGTTCAAGGCCCGCTTTGGCGAAACTCTGGTCACGGGCTTTGCCCATGTCGAGGGCTGCCCGGTCGGCATTGTCGCCAACAATGGCGTGCTGTTCAGTGAGGCCGCACAGAAGGGCGCGCATTTCATCGAGTTGTGTTCGCAGCGCGGCATTCCTCTGGTCTTTCTGCAGAACATCACCGGTTTCATGGTCGGGCGCAAATACGAGAATGAAGGGATCGCCCGTCACGGTGCCAAGATGGTCACTGCGGTGGCCACGACCAATGTGCCCAAGATCACCATGATCGTGGGGGGCAGCTTTGGTGCCGGCAACTATGGCATGGCCGGACGCGCCTATTCGCCGCGTTTCCTGTGGACATGGCCCAACAGCCGGATTTCGGTAATGGGCGGCGAGCAGGCCGCTGGGGTTCTGGCCACCGTCCGGCGTGACGGGATCGAACGTCAGGGCGGAGAGTGGTCGGCCGAGGAAGAGGCCGAATTCAAGCGCCCGACCATCGAGATGTTCGAACGACAGTCCCATCCGCTCTATGCTTCGGCGCGGCTCTGGGATGACGGAATCATCGATCCGCGCAAGACCCGCGACGTGCTGTCGCTGTCGCTGCGGGCATCGCTGAACGCGCCGATCGAGCCGACGCGCTTTGGCATATTCCGGATGTAA
- a CDS encoding OmpW/AlkL family protein gives MRHLLIAATLTACGLGLTTPALAQSQGDWTLGLGIANVNPKSDNGTLAEGTVPVEIDDSTRPTVTAEYFIRDNLGVEVLAALPFKHTITSNGSDIGTVKQLPPVVSLQYHFDATPKFKPFVGVGVNFTGFYDADTTGALAGSELRVKNSWGLAAHLGADYWVSDRSAIRADLRWIDIDADVELNGSKIGEVEVDPVVAGISYVMKF, from the coding sequence ATGCGCCATCTGCTTATCGCCGCCACCTTGACCGCCTGCGGGCTGGGACTGACCACGCCTGCGCTTGCGCAATCGCAGGGCGACTGGACCCTGGGGCTGGGCATTGCGAATGTGAATCCCAAATCCGACAACGGCACGCTGGCCGAAGGAACGGTTCCCGTCGAGATCGACGACAGCACCCGTCCGACCGTCACCGCGGAATATTTCATCCGCGACAATCTGGGTGTCGAGGTTCTGGCCGCGCTGCCCTTCAAGCACACGATCACCTCGAACGGCAGCGATATCGGAACCGTCAAGCAACTGCCTCCGGTCGTCTCGTTGCAATACCACTTTGACGCGACCCCGAAATTCAAGCCCTTCGTCGGCGTGGGTGTGAACTTCACCGGGTTTTACGATGCCGACACCACCGGGGCGCTGGCGGGCAGCGAGTTGCGGGTCAAGAACAGCTGGGGGCTGGCCGCGCATCTGGGTGCCGACTACTGGGTATCGGACCGCAGCGCCATTCGGGCCGATCTGCGCTGGATCGACATTGATGCCGATGTCGAGCTGAACGGCAGCAAGATTGGCGAGGTCGAGGTCGATCCTGTCGTCGCCGGCATCAGCTATGTGATGAAATTCTGA
- a CDS encoding isovaleryl-CoA dehydrogenase — MFTRGMEFDLGEDVNALRDMVHRWAQERVKPLAAQVDQDNQFPNELWPEMGELGLLGITVAEEFGGSGMGYLAHVVATEEIARASASVSLSYGAHSNLCVNQIKLNGTAEQKAKYLPDLCSGKAVGALAMSEEGAGSDVVSMKLRAEKKNDRYVLNGNKYWITNAPDAQTLVVYAKTDPEAGSRGITAFIVERGMEGFSTGPHFDKLGMRGSNTGELIFENCEIPFENVLGEEGRGVRVLMSGLDYERLVLSGIGTGIMAACLDEVMPYIRDRKQFGQPVGSFQLMQGKIADMYVALNTARAYVYEVARACDAGKVTRQDAAGAVLYASEQAMVQAHQAVQSLGGAGFLNDSTVSRLFRDAKLMEIGAGTSEIRRMLIGRELMGLV; from the coding sequence ATGTTCACGCGAGGGATGGAATTCGATCTGGGAGAGGACGTCAACGCGCTGCGCGACATGGTGCATCGTTGGGCGCAAGAGCGGGTCAAGCCGCTGGCGGCACAGGTGGATCAGGACAATCAGTTCCCCAATGAGCTTTGGCCTGAAATGGGCGAACTGGGCCTGCTGGGGATCACCGTAGCCGAGGAATTCGGCGGTTCGGGCATGGGCTATCTGGCCCATGTGGTCGCAACCGAGGAAATCGCGCGGGCTTCGGCCTCGGTCAGCCTGTCATATGGCGCGCATTCCAACCTGTGCGTCAATCAGATCAAGCTGAACGGTACTGCCGAACAGAAGGCCAAGTATCTGCCCGATCTGTGTTCGGGCAAGGCGGTCGGTGCATTGGCCATGTCCGAAGAAGGCGCGGGCAGCGATGTCGTCTCGATGAAGCTGCGGGCAGAGAAGAAGAACGATCGCTATGTTCTGAACGGCAACAAATACTGGATCACCAATGCGCCGGACGCGCAGACATTGGTCGTCTATGCCAAGACCGATCCTGAAGCGGGCAGCAGGGGCATCACCGCCTTTATCGTCGAACGCGGCATGGAGGGTTTTTCCACCGGCCCCCATTTCGACAAGCTGGGGATGCGCGGGTCCAATACCGGCGAGCTGATCTTCGAAAATTGCGAGATCCCCTTCGAGAATGTTCTGGGCGAAGAGGGGCGCGGTGTACGCGTCCTGATGTCGGGGCTGGACTACGAACGTCTGGTCCTCTCAGGCATCGGCACCGGCATCATGGCCGCCTGTCTGGACGAGGTCATGCCTTATATCCGCGACCGCAAGCAATTCGGTCAGCCGGTCGGATCCTTCCAGCTGATGCAGGGCAAGATTGCCGACATGTATGTCGCGCTGAACACGGCGCGTGCCTATGTCTATGAAGTTGCGCGGGCCTGCGATGCGGGCAAGGTGACCCGCCAGGATGCGGCAGGCGCGGTGCTATATGCCAGTGAACAGGCCATGGTTCAGGCGCATCAGGCGGTGCAATCCCTGGGCGGTGCGGGCTTTCTGAATGACAGCACCGTCAGCCGGCTGTTCCGCGATGCCAAGCTGATGGAGATCGGCGCGGGCACCAGCGAGATCCGGCGGATGCTGATTGGCCGGGAATTGATGGGGCTGGTGTGA
- a CDS encoding histidine phosphatase family protein — translation MKLLILRHAPALNHGRLAGRTDVEADCSDQAAFARMRARIGDPDQVITSPALRCRQTARMLGFPAPHNDERLWEQDYGAWEGLPFESLPDLGPLPVSELADYRPETGESFHDMAARAHEAIRDLTCDSLLIAHAGTVRAALALVVGPQALSFSVAPLSLTVLHRTGDLWSVEAVNVTAP, via the coding sequence GTGAAACTGCTGATCCTGCGCCACGCCCCCGCGCTGAACCATGGCCGTCTGGCCGGGCGGACAGATGTCGAAGCCGATTGTTCGGACCAGGCCGCCTTTGCCCGCATGCGCGCACGCATCGGCGACCCGGATCAGGTCATCACCAGCCCTGCCCTGCGCTGCCGCCAGACCGCCCGGATGCTGGGCTTTCCCGCTCCACACAACGACGAGCGGCTATGGGAACAGGATTACGGCGCCTGGGAGGGGCTGCCGTTCGAAAGCCTGCCCGATCTGGGGCCCTTGCCAGTCAGCGAGTTGGCCGATTACCGGCCCGAAACGGGTGAGAGCTTTCACGATATGGCTGCACGCGCCCATGAGGCCATCCGCGACCTGACCTGCGACAGCCTGCTGATCGCCCATGCAGGAACGGTCCGTGCCGCGCTTGCGCTGGTGGTGGGGCCGCAGGCACTGTCCTTTTCGGTCGCACCCTTGTCGCTGACGGTGCTGCACAGGACCGGAGACCTCTGGTCCGTCGAAGCCGTCAATGTGACCGCGCCATGA
- the cbiB gene encoding adenosylcobinamide-phosphate synthase CbiB codes for MTILAALIALLIDALIGWPDRLFRRIGHPVVWLGRLIDGLDRRLNHGDWRVLRGMFASLVTITAALLPAVVLQILLGPLLAAVFAWPLVAARSLNDHLRAVATPLSRHDIVEARQATAMIVGRDVRTADEAALSRAATESLAENASDGVIAPLFWACMAGLPGIAAYKAINTLDSMIGHRTPRHGEFGRFAARLDDVANWIPARLTALLIMLASGKTQWAGLRADAVRHRSPNAGWPETAMAKALGVRLSGPRVYADHVANEPWLNGAAPDPDATTLERALTLYRRAVVIAAAGMVIAFLILR; via the coding sequence ATGACCATTCTGGCCGCCCTGATCGCCCTGCTGATCGATGCCCTGATCGGCTGGCCCGATCGCCTGTTTCGTCGGATCGGCCATCCTGTCGTCTGGCTTGGCCGCCTGATTGACGGATTGGATCGCAGGCTGAACCATGGAGACTGGCGCGTTCTGCGCGGCATGTTCGCCAGCCTTGTGACCATCACGGCGGCCTTGCTGCCTGCAGTGGTGCTGCAAATCCTGCTGGGGCCGCTGCTGGCCGCCGTCTTTGCCTGGCCCCTGGTCGCGGCACGGTCCCTGAATGATCATCTTCGTGCCGTTGCAACGCCGTTGTCGCGACATGATATTGTCGAGGCCCGACAGGCCACGGCGATGATCGTGGGCCGTGATGTCAGAACCGCCGACGAAGCCGCCCTGTCGCGTGCCGCCACCGAAAGCCTGGCCGAGAATGCCTCGGACGGGGTAATTGCGCCGCTGTTCTGGGCCTGTATGGCAGGCCTGCCCGGAATCGCGGCCTACAAGGCCATCAATACGCTGGATTCGATGATCGGGCATCGCACGCCCCGGCATGGCGAATTCGGGCGTTTTGCGGCGCGGCTGGACGATGTGGCGAACTGGATCCCCGCCCGCCTGACCGCATTGCTGATCATGCTGGCCAGCGGAAAGACGCAATGGGCCGGATTGCGTGCGGACGCGGTGCGGCACCGGTCCCCGAATGCCGGTTGGCCCGAAACCGCCATGGCGAAGGCATTGGGGGTCCGACTGTCGGGACCGCGCGTCTATGCCGACCATGTCGCCAATGAGCCGTGGCTGAACGGAGCGGCCCCCGACCCCGATGCGACCACGCTGGAACGCGCGCTGACGCTGTATCGTCGCGCAGTTGTCATTGCTGCTGCAGGAATGGTGATTGCGTTTCTCATCCTTCGATGA